The proteins below come from a single Tiliqua scincoides isolate rTilSci1 chromosome 16, rTilSci1.hap2, whole genome shotgun sequence genomic window:
- the ENDOG gene encoding endonuclease G, mitochondrial isoform X2: MQRLWSSRWWAPAASLALGLGLGAGLPASWKEAPPAEGLLARLPVVPVVAAAAAASLDPARPGELAKYGLPGLSQLRSRESYVLCYDPRSRSALWVLEQLSAATVSGPSERGACEFREDDSVHEYHRASNADYRGSGFDRGHLAAAANHRWSQKAMGDTFYLSNIAPQNPHLNQNAWNNLEKYCRSLTKYNKNVYVCTGPLFLPSPDTECQRGDVALLPKTLDTPAVDIAPAMLRPTRTLPETLDSVD; this comes from the exons ATGCAGCGCCTCTGGAGCAGCCGCTGGTGGGCACCGGCCGCCTCCCTGgcgctggggctggggctgggggcgGGCTTGCCTGCCAGCTGGAAGGAGGCCCCCCCGGCGGAAGGGCTGCTAGCTCGGCTGCCGGTGGTGCCCGTggtggctgccgccgccgccgcctccctgGACCCTGCCCGCCCCGGGGAACTGGCCAAGTACGGCCTGCCGGGGCTGTCCCAGCTGCGCAGCCGGGAGTCCTACGTGCTGTGCTACGACCCCCGGAGCCGGAGCGCCCTGTGGGTGCTGGAGCAGCTCAGCGCCGCCACGGTCAGCGGCCCGTCGGAGCGCGGCGCCTGCGAGTTCCGCGAGGACGACTCGGTGCACGAGTACCACCGCGCTAGCAACGCTGACTACCGGGGCAGCGGCTTCGACCGGGGGCACCTGGCCGCCGCCGCCAACCACCGGTGGAGCCAGAAGGCCATGGGGGACACCTTCTACCTGAGCAACATCGCACCCCAG AATCCTCACCTCAATCAGAACGCCTGGAATAACCTAGAGAAATATTGCAGGAGTTTAACCAAATATAACAAGAATGTTTACGTCTGCACTGGGCCACTTTTCCTACCCAG ccccgacacagagtgtcagagaggtgatgtggccctcctgccaaaaactttggacacccctgctgtagacattGCTCCAGCCATGCTGCGGCCTACGAGAACTTTACCTGAAACCCTTGACTCAGTGGATTAA
- the SPOUT1 gene encoding putative methyltransferase C9orf114 homolog — translation MAERSGVKRLPEGTDWRKWKKEKKEEKKKWKELKLLRKLEKQRMQQLAEKQKEEEAPKKDEGRHYTVSVALPGSILDNAQSPELRTYLAGQIARACVIFCVDEIVVFDEQEEDSKTVEGEFEGVKKRGQGCVQLARILQYLECPQYLRKAFFPKHQDLQFAGLLNPLDSPHHVRVDEESKYREGVVLARPTKPGRGSFVNCGMRKEVQIDRQLEAGLRVTVRLDEKQYPDSKTQKGTVVSSHHPRTVSGLYWGYSVRLASCLSSVFAECPFKEGYDLSIGTSERGTLVDQATLPPSFSHALIVFGGLQGLEAGVDADPNLEVTDPSTLFDLYINTCPGQGSRTIRTEEAILISLSALRPKIVEAVKKS, via the exons ATGGCGGAGAGAAGCGGAGTGAAGCGTTTGCCGGAG GGGACTGACTGGCGCAAATGGAAAAAGGAAA aaaaggaggagaagaaaaaatggAAGGAGCTCAAACTGTTGAGGAAGCTAGAAAAGCAGAGGATGCAGCAACTGGCAGAGAAGCAGAAAGAAGAGGAAGCACCAAAGAAAGATGAAG GGCGTCACTACACAGTCAGCGTAGCTCTCCCAGGCTCCATTCTTGACAATGCGCAGTCCCCGGAGCTGCGGACGTACCTCGCTGGGCAGATCGCCAGGGCCTGCGTGATCTTTTGTGTGGATGAGATCGTGGTGTTTGATGAGCAGGAAGAAGATTCAAA GACGGTGGAGGGGGAATTTGAAGGAGTCAAGAAGCGGGGCCAAGGTTGTGTGCAACTGGCCCGGATCCTGCAGTACCTAGAATGTCCCCA GTATCTAAGGAAGGCCTTTTTTCCAAAGCACCAAGATCTGCAGTTTGCAG GGCTCCTGAACCCCTTAGATAGCCCCCACCACGTACGGGTGGATGAGGAATCGAAATACCGTGAAGGAGTGGTTTTAGCCCGCCCCACCAAACCAGGCCGGGGGTCCTTTGTTAATTGTGGAATGCGGAAG GAGGTACAGATCGATCGGCAGCTGGAAGCTGGCCTTCGAGTCACGGTGCGGCTGGATGAGAAGCAGTATCCAG ACAGCAAGACCCAGAAAGGCACAGTCGTGTCATCGCACCATCCCCGAACCGTTTCCGGCCTGTACTGGGGCTACAGCGTTCGCTTAGCTTCCTGTCTGA GTTCTGTATTTGCTGAATGCCCGTTCAAGGAAGGCTATGACCTCTCCATTGGGACCTCTGAACGAGGGACCTTGGTGGATCAAGCAACACTCCCTCCTTCTTTCAG CCATGCCCTGATTGTGTTTGGAGGCTTGCAGGGCCTGGAAGCAGGAGTGGACGCCGACCCCAACCTGGAGGTCACTGATCCAAGCACCTTGTTTGACTTGTACATCAATACCTGCCCGGGGCAGGGAAGCCGCACCATCAGAACTGAG GAAGCCATCCTCATCTCTTTGTCGGCACTGAGGCCAAAGATTGTCGAAGCGGTTAAGAAAAGCTGA
- the ENDOG gene encoding endonuclease G, mitochondrial isoform X1 codes for MQRLWSSRWWAPAASLALGLGLGAGLPASWKEAPPAEGLLARLPVVPVVAAAAAASLDPARPGELAKYGLPGLSQLRSRESYVLCYDPRSRSALWVLEQLSAATVSGPSERGACEFREDDSVHEYHRASNADYRGSGFDRGHLAAAANHRWSQKAMGDTFYLSNIAPQNPHLNQNAWNNLEKYCRSLTKYNKNVYVCTGPLFLPRLETDGKMYVKYQVIGKNHVAVPTHFFKVLILEKPSGEIELRSYVMPNTPVDEKIPLERFLVPIESIERASGLLFVPNILKRTSNLKAITAGKT; via the exons ATGCAGCGCCTCTGGAGCAGCCGCTGGTGGGCACCGGCCGCCTCCCTGgcgctggggctggggctgggggcgGGCTTGCCTGCCAGCTGGAAGGAGGCCCCCCCGGCGGAAGGGCTGCTAGCTCGGCTGCCGGTGGTGCCCGTggtggctgccgccgccgccgcctccctgGACCCTGCCCGCCCCGGGGAACTGGCCAAGTACGGCCTGCCGGGGCTGTCCCAGCTGCGCAGCCGGGAGTCCTACGTGCTGTGCTACGACCCCCGGAGCCGGAGCGCCCTGTGGGTGCTGGAGCAGCTCAGCGCCGCCACGGTCAGCGGCCCGTCGGAGCGCGGCGCCTGCGAGTTCCGCGAGGACGACTCGGTGCACGAGTACCACCGCGCTAGCAACGCTGACTACCGGGGCAGCGGCTTCGACCGGGGGCACCTGGCCGCCGCCGCCAACCACCGGTGGAGCCAGAAGGCCATGGGGGACACCTTCTACCTGAGCAACATCGCACCCCAG AATCCTCACCTCAATCAGAACGCCTGGAATAACCTAGAGAAATATTGCAGGAGTTTAACCAAATATAACAAGAATGTTTACGTCTGCACTGGGCCACTTTTCCTACCCAG GTTGGAAACCGATGGGAAGATGTATGTGAAGTACCAGGTGATTGGGAAAAACCACGTGGCTGTCCCCACTCACTTCTTCAAGGTGCTCATTCTGGAGAAACCCAGCGGGGAGATAGAGCTGCGTTCCTATGTCATGCCCAACACCCCGGTGGATGAGAAGATCCCGCTGGAGCGCTTCCTGGTCCCTATCGAGAGCATCGAACGGGCATCAGGGCTGCTCTTTGTCCCCAACATCCTGAAACGGACAAGCAACTTAAAAGCCATCACAGCTGGAAAGACCTAA